AAACCCATTTTGTGGTTGTCTAGTCAAGAAATAATGGGAGCCTGAccctgggagggcagaggcagaACCTACAAAGAGTTCTACAAAGAGACGTTACTGAGATGGAACCAACAGCTGATACAGGACAAGAGCTGATGGGATGGGGCTAAGAGTGAGGAAGAAAGGGTCAAATGAGATTTCTCATTTCTACCAAGGGTGTCTGAGAAGATAATAAGTTCACAAAAATAGCAAGCCCTGAAGGAGAAGTTTGGAGGCAGGAAAATAGTTTGATTTTAGACATGGTGAATTTGAAAAGCTGATGCCAGGTCAGCCATAGGAAATATTCAATACATAGTTGCAATTTGGGCCTGAAACTCAAAATAGagtttgctgattcagatcctggtgtagacctacacaccgcttgtcaagccacatggtggcaggcgttccacatataaagtagaggaagatgggcacagatcttagctcagggccagtcttcctcagcaaacaggaggattggcggcagatgttagctcagggctaatcttcctcaaaaaacaaaacaacaaaaaactgatgACTAGAAAGCAaatctcttttcttaaaaaaccaaaaattaatGGGGTGATAAAGGGGGTCAGGCAAGGTAGAATCTGTCAAGGGCTGGCTAGGTttgaagaaatctttttttttttttgagcaagattagccctgagctaacatctgctgcaatcctcctctttttgctgaggaagtctggccctgagctaacatccatgcccatcttcctctacttcattatgtgggatgcctgccacagtatggcttgacaagcggtgcgatgtccgcacctgggatctgaaccatcgaaccctgggccgccgagaatcagaacatgcaaacctaaccactgcgccactgggctggccccaagaagaaATCTTTGACTCactagttctctctctttttttgtgtgtgtgatggaaGAAGTACCTGGGGAGCTTATTAAAATGCTAATGTTTGACTCCTCCACTGGAAGTGCAGATTTTGAGATGAGAAAGGAGCTAGAAATTAATACAACTTAATGTCACTATGTCATTCTGATATGGGTAGTTTATGGATGACACTTTGAAAACCATTGACTTATGTTAATATGAAAGTGAAGACCGGAAGGAAGTTCTACTTGCTTTTAAACAAGCTGATgagaatttttacttttctgaactGAAAGTGTTTCGAAGGTGTACCAATGTGTCCTTGAAGCAGAAGCATCTACAGCACTGTGGTTGGCAAGGCCTCTCCTGTCAGACTTGTTGGAATCACCtttcagctctaccacttactaattTGAATTTGGGCACATGACTTGAAATCTCTCAAAATGAATGCTCTGAAATCAGGCTAATTTGAAAGTAAGCAGCCTAATTTCATAGAGCTGTTTTGAGATTAAGCGAGAGTTTTTGTAAAGAGCAGTTAGTATACTGGCTAGCACggaagcactcagtaaatttTGACTGTTATTGTTCTTTCTACTTGGTGTGTATGCATTTTCAAGGTGTTTTAAGAGTGAAGTGGGTACTCTGATTTGCGGCTATCATATGACAAATGCAGATGGTAATGGTAtagttttagttaaaaaaattgagTATTGTTTTTAATACTTGCTTTGTCTGAATAACTGATATGTATCTATTATAATTGTGAGCTGCtaataacagtttttttttttcaggtgtgtgTTAAAAGAGTTAGAAACATTGGGAAAGGACTTGTATGGGGCAAAACTGATTGCACAAAAATGCCAGATTCGGAATTGTTCCCATTTGAAGAATGGAGTGAGTGGATCAGAATGTCTGCTTTCCATGGTTGAAGAGGGAAATCCTCATCATTATTTTGTGGCATCACAGGTGATAGTACTTTTAAAACCAGAGTCAATTTTAATCATTTCTAATTATGACTCATATGGAGCtatttagaatcagaaaaaatTAGTGGAAGTGGTTTGTTAAAgtgttttgactttttaaaatacaaacttttAGCGTAATTTGCTGTCAATGAAAGCAGTTTTCGTTAGAGAACTTGAGAAGAGAACCCTTTAAGCATATTGATTTTCTTCTTAATTActaaagtttccttttttaaaagaagaaattgacatAGAGATGTGATGATTTAGGGTTCTGGAAGGGAAGATAAGTAGAGCAAAGATTTTACATTGTCTTCAAAATCTTTTTTCATGTTCTTGAATTTTATACTGTTTCTCAAAAAGTCATGTGTCATATTTTGAGACTGTACCACCACAATGGAACAGTTTCAGGCTTTTAACAACACTGACAGGCAGGAGAAGAGAGACTCGGGGTTGATATTAATGAAGAAGTTCACATACATGCAGATTTTCTAAAATATGCTTTCagaattaaaattacatatttagaGGCAAAGCTGAATCTAGAATCTTGAGTCAGctaatttctactttatttctattCCTTCAGTCTCTGTGAGCATTCTTGAGCCTTTTTGAAGCATATCTTGGAGTAGAAACAAGGGACATCACCTAACATATTTACCTTTGCATTAGTTTGTAATTTATGGTCCTAGAATATTGATAAATCCAGTTCACTCTTAACAGTTTGTGCTCAGTTTTTATGTTGCTCTTCCTTTCTGTATCATAAAATATACTCCCATTAGTGAGACTActgatttgaaaaacaaaacctgtgatctcttttatttttaatataacccTCTTTAAGTTCTTAGAAACTTATTTGTCATCTCAATTTAATTGACATATTTGAACtaaataattctgtttttctttttaataggatCAGAATTTGTCtatgaaagtaaagaaaaagccTGGAGTTCCTCTCATGTTTATTATTCAGAACACTATAGTCTTGGACAAACCTTCTCCCAAAACAATTGCCTTTGTTAGAGCTGTAGAGTCAGGCCAGCTTGTCTCGGTGCATGAGCAAGAGAGTATCAGGCAACTCAAAGAGGAACAGGGGCTAGTGAAAAACCCTGAACGGAGAAGAAAAAGGCGCAAGAAAATAAGTGGCCCCAATCCTCTTAGCtgtttgaagaaaaagaagaaagcacaggATACCAAGTCATCTGcctctgaaaagaaaagaaaaagaaaaagaatccggAACAGATCTACCTCAAAAGTACTTTCTGTAAAGCAGAATGCAGAAGGATAATGAATCCTTCAAATACTTTTAAAGACATTCAAATGtagaaaataagtttttttttaaagctgtggaAGTATTGAGGATAAAAGACtaaacttatttttgtaaataaatattgacCCAGAAGCCTTTGcctaaaattatttgtaaaacacAAAAACCAGAACAGAGTGGATGGGTTTAGATGTGACAGTGTTCAGTTTTCTTACTCAGTGATTTTGGAGGTGGTTCTCAATGTAAAACTGTTGTCTGTTTCTCACTGCAGCCTATCACCCCCTATTAAAtgcaaatagttaaaaaaatctaatagtTCCCAAAGGCTTGTAACAAAAAAGAGGTAGTCCCTCTTTCACATTCACAGCAGAAACTTCCTCTTTCAATTCATGTAGTAGTTGTAGAATTTACCTTTATGTTTTCAGATAATATGAATATGCTGCTACCTTTTGATCCAtccattatttattgacttaATACCGGAAAGAATGGAGGTTTCACTTGCTTGTATTAGTCcctcatttttaatatatcagtCTTTATACATCCCAAGTTTAGTATCTTTGTTACTTTGACTATAAATTTTGTTAACCACTGAACTGAGTAACATGATATGATTGAATTTATTTCTTATACGACTTCTTTGTTATTCTGGAAGTTAATAatggtctctttttcttttagtgtctGACTTGATCTTGTCACGTTCTCCAGTAACTCTGTAAAGAGCCTCATAATATAATTTTCCATATGATGGTATCAGGTCATTTCTTACCCCTGGAGATACTTTTCCTAGAGCCTTCCATCCTCCAGTGTGGAAAGGTTTTCTGCTGAGCGTGTTGCTCAGCTATTACCCAGGCACTTCTTGTGCTTATCCAGAGATCTCCTTTGTCACTTCTGTTTCCTAGagtctttgttttactttcttgtttttctcttttgctgtgGTGAAGCATAGAGTGTGGATGAAGTCCATTTTTCGAGGCCCAGCCAGTGTGTCTACCTTAATATTTGTTGCGCTGATAATCTGGCAAGATAAAGAATTCTtggttgaaaataatttctctctttccctggagAACCTCTTAATTGTTTATAAGgtcctaggaaaaaaaaattccttcactTGTTTTGAGTTCCACTTGTCCAAAAGAGAGGATGGTTTTTTTTCAAACGTAGCTGTTAACTTTAATATCAAAAATTCcaaaatagggggctggcctggtggcatagcagttaagttcacgtgctcagctttggcagtgcatggttcatgggtttggatcctgggctcagacctacacactgctcatcaagccattctgtggcagcgtcccacttagaaaatagaggaagattggtatagaggttagctcaggaaCACTCCtactgaagcaaaaagaggaagattggcaataggtgttgcctcggggccaatcttcctcacacaaaaaattccaaaataatagTCCAAGGTTGGCTATGaatctgttatttaaaaagtgtGTAACTAATGTGAATGtgctatttaaaaagtaaagtgttTAAAAAGTGGGTAAATTAGAAATTGAATAATCAAACATCTTTTTCAGTACCTTCCCTGTTTTAATCATCAGGCCAAAATTACAGTATTTTTGCACTGTAAGGTTAAAGTATAACGTTAATCTGATGAGTAGTTCCTGGCTGAGCTGCCTGTGACACCttggagcagtggttcttaaactgtTATGTTAGAGTATCATGATCAGGTATGAAGTATGTCATGAACAAATTCTTATTAATGGCTAAAATAAATGACTTTTCTTAAATTTGAGACAATTCAAATATTCCTACAGAAATGTCATTCTCAGTTGAATTCAGAGATGCTCTTTTGGTGGAAAGTGGAATTATAGCTTTACCTACACTGGGAATACAGGCTGTGTTATCTGGCAAGCCAGGCTAGTGTTTGGATTGTCATTTCATTAATCTGTTTTAAATTCTGAACAGGAATATTTGTAAAAAGGAAGGCAAAGGTACAGTCATACATCGTTTAACAactgggatatgttctgagaaaggcatcatgaggtgattttgttgtgtgaACGTCATAGTGTTTGCTTACATAAACCTACATGGTACAGCCTACTGTACACCTGGGCAAATGATTCTAAGCTTATGAGACTGCTGTCCTATATGCAGttcattgttgactgaaatgtccttAGGCGGTGCATGACTATTAGAAAATAGTGAACGTAGTTCCGTAGTTCCTGTGAAGAAAGATAACATTTGTCAGTAATGACAAGAGTTAGGATTACCAAATCAAATGTAGACAAACTAAAGCAGGTGAAATGTACACTGATGATATTCATTTCAAAAATGCATAAATTTtagatcttcctctttttaacaAAGCGTATTGTGATATTGtggtttataataagaaatgtgtATTTGttcacagttcctggctcacggCTCCAAAACCATTgggatttcctaagtgatgagagcttAAAGATGTCTCATGTTAAGTAGgcgacttttggaaagcacctacaTGAGGCCTGGTGGTTATTGGAGGCAACCATGTGGttagagagttggaactttcagtccgtGCTCCCCCCCACCcgtctctggggaggggagaagagcaggagaatggccaatgacttaatcaatcatgtgtatgtaatgaagcctccataaaaacccaaaaggatggggtttggagagctgcTGGGTTGGTGgcacacctggagagggcatggaagttcTGTGTTCTTCCTCCAttccttgccctatgcatctctccCATCTGTCTGGtactgagttatatccttttataataaactagtaatctagtgagtaaaatgtttctttaagtTCTGTCAGCCATTCTTACAAATTGATTGAACCAAGGAGAGAGTCACTAGTGATTTATAGCCATCCGTCAGAAGCAGAGGTAACAGCCTGGGCTggtgactggcatctgaaatgGGGGGAAGGGatcagtcttgtaggactgaacacTTAACCTGTGGactctgatgctatctccaggtagacagtgtcacaACTAAGTCAAATTGTAGGACACCTAGCTGTCGTCAGAGCACTGTGTGTGTGGACCCTCCCTCCCCGACCCCCCACTTTGAAATTAGCTCCAGGAACTCaaaatacttatttatatttattcagtgCCATCTAATTGCCTGTTAACAGTGTCTAAACTGGATAGCTGCAAAAGTcaactatttttataaaagtaatttttaaattaaaatattaaaaatatattacaaagttagCTTAAAACTTTGATTAgtcatttatatatcttcctAGTAAAGTTGCTTTAAAAGATATAACAAAGGATCTCCTGTCTTTGAGAGTATGCACATGTGATCATAATCCATTTtgtgctttgggaaaaaaagtgtTGAGAACCTCTGCTATAAAGGGTGGCTACTAGCTTTGTTGGGGATAAAAGTGGAATACATGTGCTTTTGAACTCTGAAGTTTGCCAGACTGATAGTGTTTCTGAAAACCACTATCTTTTATGAACACTTCAAAATAAAGTGTACTTGAGTTTGGGCAGGATTCTGTATTCCCTATGTTTTCAAAGCACTGCAGCCGCTTCTCACCCCAACAagtatgtaaattaaaactagaaGTCATTTCAGAAGTAAAAAGATTTCCTGTCTTCTATTTACTCATAGATTGTATTTTATGTCTCTGCATCTAAGTAAGGCAAGATGGCTGTGATCTGacaggtttggggtttttttttgttttgttttcaggaatatcagccctgagctaacatctgctgccaatcctcctcttttcactgaagaagactggccctgagctaacatccatgcccatcttcctctactttatacgtgggatggctaccacagcatggtttgccaagcggtgccatgtccgcacctgggatccgaacccgcgaaccctgggccacctaagctgaatgtgcgcacttaaccgctgcgccactgcaCCGGCCTCTGGCAGGTTTAATTAGTAGTTTTTCACAGGTGGGAGAATGAATAGTttgtattctttaaaatgttttaaaaatatgtcatttaatGTACGATAGATTTTCTTAAGAATTCTTAGTTTAGGtgtaagtaaaaaaaatataatgatataactccatgtgtatatgtttatgtaGCTTGAGATCCAGAGCTAATTAGGAATAAAGGCAAAAGATTAGGTGTCTGGACTGAGTTTAGGAACTAATTTCTCATATGATCTTAGATTGATGGCCTACAAATATTTAATCATACATCCTTGCCAGTAAAAAAACTTTTGTGTGTACTTGTATGTATAAACTATATAGATTTACTattgtacattaaaaaatatacacataaaaaatgtaaacaatggTAAAGATAAgttgtttaaaaatctttaccTTTAGATGGCTTCATTAGCTAATATTTCAAGACATAAGGTTTATCAATAATGTTGGATATTAATCTGCTTGAAGTAGTTTTTATAGTTACATTTTTCGTCAGCAATGACTACATCATTGGTTTTCCTTTGTAATATTAAGGACAAGGAGCGTACTAGGAGTAGCATGTGTCAAGACATATTAGTTGAATAAATCAAAATAAGGTCAGTTCTACCACAAAGGAGAGTCATAACCTCTCCTCCAGTTTCTAGACCTAAACCCATTCACAGGCTTAGTTCCCCTTAGTTTAAGGGGAGGCTGGGTCATTTTGAGGAAGGACCCTGAAGCAGTGCCACAAACTTTCCTCTATGCCTTCCCCAAAGGGACGTGTGGCCATTTTCTAGAGTGAATGTGCACTGGGGAATAGAAATATCCAGATCTTTTGAGGATTACTTAGACACTGGCTCTGAATTGATGCTAATTGCTAGGGACCCAAAATGCTGCTGGTCCAACATTCAACGTTGGGGTTAATGGTGGACAGGTGATAAAATGAGTTATAGGCCAAGTTTAACTCACAGTAGGTTCAGTAGGTCCATTAGCCCACCTTGTGTTTTTTCCCCACTTCCGGAATGTATAATTGTTAAAGACATAGTAGGCAACCGATTGTGTCCCCATCTTAGCTCTCTCGTGTACGCACTAAGGGTCATTAGGGTATGAAGGGTCAAGGGGAAGCTGTTGGAACTTCACCTCCCTACCAGGATAGTAAACCAAAAGGATAGGACTTTGTTGGAGGAATTATAGAGATAACTACCATCATTAACTACTTGAATGATGCAGAAGTGTTGATTACTATTACGTCTCCGTTTAACTCATCTATTTGGTCTGTGCAGAAGGCAGTTGGATCTTGAAGCATGACTGTAGCTTATTTTAATCTTAATCAGAGGGTGACTCATTTGCAGCAGCTCTTTCAGATGTAATATCATTGCTGGAACAAATCGACACAGCTCCTGGCAACTGATGTggactttttttctcccccaattttTAGCAATTTGCTAGGACAAACTAAAGCAGTTTGCTTTTCCTTGACAGAGTCAATAGTACACCTTCGCAGTCCTGCTTCATGCTAAGGCAGCTCATCTGGTCTCAGCCATATTATAGACTACAGAGATCTTGATCATCTTGATGTTTCACACAGCATCACACTGGCCCACTATATTGATGACATTATGCAAATTGAATCTGATGAGCAGGAAGTAGCAAGTACTCAGTCAAGCTTCATGAACCAGAGGGTGAGAGATAGACCCTATGAAAAGTCAGTGTCTGCCACCTCAGTGAAGTTTCTGAGGGTCCAGTGGTCTGGAGCATgtgaaaataaatgcttaaagACATATTGCTGCACCACGAACACCTGTCACTCAACAAAGGGCACAAAAGCTTGGAAGGCCATTTTGAGATTTGGAGGCAACATATGCCAcattttagtttgtttctttgaccCAATTGCTAAGCATAGGGCTGAGAGTTTTGTGTGGGGACTAGACAAGAGAAGGCTCGTTAGCAGGTCTAGGCTGCAGTGCAAGCTGTTTTTCTGCTTGTGGCATCAGATCCAATGATACTTGATGAAGCAAGTATTGGGTATGTAGCAGTGTGGAGTCTCTGGCAAGTACAAGATAAGAACCATGGCACACACCTAGAAAGTTTTGGAAAAAATTCATATCCTTTTCTGCAGATAACTATTATCCTTTGACAAAGAGCTACAAGCTTACTGCTGGGTCCTGATAGAGACCTAGGCGTGGAACATCAGATGACCAAACAACCTGAACTTTTTATAATTAACTGGATGTTATTTGCCTGTTAAGTCATGAAGTTGGGCCTGTGTATCAGTGGAAATGGTATGTAAGAGATCAGGCTTATAGCACATCCAGCATGTACAACTAGGGCGCATGAGTGAGTGGCTCATACTCCTTTGACACCAACCTCTGCTGCATTGCCTCCTCTCCCTCAACTCACACCTCTGGCCTCATGGGAATTTCCTATGATCAgttgacagagaaggaaaaaacttGAGCCTGGTTTATAGATGTTTCCATATTATATGCAGCTAACTACCAAAAATGGATAGGCGAAACATTACAGCCCCACTTGTAGGTGGCCCAGAAAGACAGCAGTGAAGAGAAAGCCTTCTTTTGGCAGAACTTTGAGCAATACATCTAGTTGTCCACTTTGTTTGGAttaagaaatgtccagaatcaTAAATCTTCACTAATTTATGGGCAGTTGTTAATGGCTTGGCTGGATAGTTAGGGACTTGGAAAGTATAGGATTGGAAGATTAGTGAGAAGGATGTCTGGTGAAGAGGCATATGGATGGATCTTTCAGAGTGGGCACTGAGTATGAAGATTTTGGGGGCCCATGAGAATGTCCGTTTATAGTTGTTCATTGTAGAGGAGGCTCTCAATAATTAGGTGGACAAAATGGCACTATGCATAGATTTCAGTCAGCCTCTTTCCCTGCCAACTGAGTGCTTCTTCACTGGGCCCATGAACAAAGTGGTTATGGTGGCAGGAATGGAGACTACGCATGGGCTTCAACGACATAGCTAACCTTGCTCCCACTACTGCTGAGTGCCTAACATGCCACACAGAGACCAACACTGAACCCCTAGTATGGCACCATtcccggggaggaggggggagaaagGAGCCGGCCACCTGCTGGCAGGTTGATTACACTGCGTCCCTTCCATCATGGACAAGAGATTTATAATTAGTGGAACAGAGCCCATTCTGTacatggattttcttttctttcccataaTGTTTCTGCCAGCATCACTTAACGAAATGCCTTATTTGTCAGAATGGTATTCCACCAACATTACTTCTGATCAAGGAATTTGTGGTATTAAATGGTCTTGCTATTTACATCATTACTTACAGTGCCAGTTTGGAGACAACACCCTGAAACCTCTTACAAGATACAGTATAAGCTTTGAATCAGAGGCCAACACAAAGTGTGTCTCTCCCATAGCAAGAATACGTGGGCCCAGGAATTAAGGGAGGGAAGTGGGAGTCTCAGCTCCTCTCACTATGACATCTTGTAACACACTCAGAGAATGTTTGCTTCCTCCCCCAGCAACTTTGAGCTCTGCTGGTTTGGAGATCTAGTTCCCAAAGGAGGAATGCTTCTACCAAAGGCACAAAAATAAGTCCATTGATTTACCAGGTGAGACTGCCACCAGGTCATTTGGGGGTTTCTTTCTTATGCTTCTGAACCAACAGGCAAAGAAAGGAGTTACTCTACCGGTTGGAATGATTGATTCTAATTTCCAAGAGCAAATTGCATTGCTGCTGCAGGATGAGAGGAGGATGAGAGGATGATTTCTGGAATCTGGAAGAGTCTGTAAAATGTCTCTTAGTACTTCTATGTCCAATAGTAAATGTTAATGGAAAACTGCTGCAAATAAAGGGGGCTGAACTACTGTGTATTCAGACTTTTCAGGAATGAAAGTTTGTGTTACCTCACCAATTAAAGAACAAATGGAGATTCTGGCTGAGGTCAAAGGAAACCTTAAATGAGTAGTTGcagtagccagcctccaagaagGTGCCCAGAGATTCTCATCTCCCGGTATTCATGAGCTCATATGTCCTCTCCCACACTGGATAGAGCTGACCCATGTGACCAATATGACATTAATACTATGGAAATGATGGTGTGTAACTTCTGATGCTAGGTCATACAAAACATGGTGGCTTCCATCTTGCTCTCTCTTAGATCGCTTGCTCTGAGGGGAAGCCAGCCTCCGTGTTGTGAAGCTATTTAAGTAGCCCTGTGGAGAAGAAAGGACACCCCCTGCCAAGAACCAGCATCATTTTACCTGcaatgtgagtgagccatcttggaatgCATCCTCTAGCTCTCCCCAAGTCTGTGATGACTGCAGCCCAGCCAACATCTTGGTCGTGATTTCATGGGAGGCAGAACTGCTCAGTTAAGCCACTCCTGAATTCCCAACCCACAGAAACCGTGTAAGATAAATGTTTGTTCTTGTTGTAAACCACTAAGTTTtagagtaatttgttatgcagcaatagataactaatgcaATAGTGGAAGAAGGAAGTTTAAAATATCAACTAGGCCGTGTGACCAGTTACATAAATTATGTCTCTGACAGGGATGAAtatattcttcctttcttgttaTGTCTGTGTATAAATGTGTATGtaacataaataatattaatatatgtgcatatacactgtgtatacatgtatacaatgtatattatatataatagaatCATACACTCATATAtactattttcttctctctcctcctttccctaattattttatacattttttttttatttgaggttaACTTTATGTTTAATCCTTAGGTAACAGTATTTCAGATGGGACTGAGATTGAAACTGAGGAGTGATTAGCATAGCTCAGAAATAGCTACAATGACCATTAGGACTTGGCATTTTGTGAAGAGggtgagaatatttttatttgtatgaaGGATAGttgcatcatgttaagtgaaatggaGTTGTTCAATTGTTGTGTGAAAGTTAAGGTATGTATAGAAGGGTACATATGGATGCTGAGTAGCCAAAATGGTGGATTGTGCCAGCTCCAAGCCCACCTTTCTATACTCTACATGGTGATGCTGGAGCTGGAACTCTGCAAACCACAATTCTCTGGTGGCAGCCACTTTCTCTTGGATCTTCCAGTGAGGGACACTAGAGGCAGGACCTAGAAGGAGGCTGAAGGAGGAAAGGACATGTTTCTTCCTGTGAGCTTCCTTTGGACTCCTTCACAGCTTGCGGGTCTTGTAAGTGTCACGTCTTCGCTCCAGCAGTAGCAGTTTTACACTTGCAGAAACAGCTTTATTGCCTCCATGCTTCTCCCCCAACCAGAGACCCAGATACCAGCACTAGCTGGCTGGAGATGGTTCTCCTGAGATCTGTCTGGGTACCAGACCCTCCTCTGAGCTGAGCAACGTCAACACCAGTGGATTAGAGCCTACATCCTTAGAGATTTCAGATCTACAGGGCTCCATCTTCAGGCTTCTAAATTTAATAATTCTAAGCTGTTCCCTTTTTCCCCTTACTCTAAGGGCAAAAGCTACTTCCTGCATTTGCTACCTCCAGGATTCTTAGAGTTCTCTTTTTACCTGTTTAGTTACTTATTAACAACTTGATACTTAATTAATACTtgtttatattaaattctctctgttcaCATAACTAGTGTGGTTTTTCTCTCCCGACTAGACCCTGATGTAATGCAAGGGTTCTAACTGGCCAGGCCTGGTTCATGTGTCCATTGTGGAGCTGGGGGGAAGCAGTCAGCTCCTCTCAAACATACAGACTGAGATTGGACAAGGGATAGTccaccaaagagaaaaaaatgggataCTATTACAAAGAGAGGTGAGGAGGGATCAGGAAAAAATCACATCTAAGCAGTAAGATAATCTTTAAAGATTATAAAACACTGTCTCAcaatctttctctcccctccaaaaccTTCCTAATAAAATTATTGtgaaggtgaaaagacaaatggaaatgagatgccatttcacacctactaggatggttataattaaatagacaaaaaataagtgttgtcaaggatgtgaagaaattggaacccacaTTCatggctggtgggagtgcaaaatggtgcagctgctttggaataTAGTCTGCAAGTTTCTCAAATGCTTagatatagaattaccatattatccagccattctactcctacgtatatacccaagagaaataaaaacatatgtccaggggcaagcccggtggcgcagcggttaagtgtgcacgctccacttctcgtcagcctggggttcgctggtttgtatcccaggtgaggacatggcaccgcttggcaagccatgctgtggcaggcgtcccacatataaagtagaggaagatgggcatggatgttagttcagggccagtattcctcagtgaaaagaagaggattggcagcagttagctcagggctaatcttcctcaaaaaaaataaaaagtgaaaaaata
Above is a genomic segment from Equus asinus isolate D_3611 breed Donkey chromosome 12, EquAss-T2T_v2, whole genome shotgun sequence containing:
- the UTP23 gene encoding rRNA-processing protein UTP23 homolog — encoded protein: MKITRQKHAKKNLGFFRNNFGVREPYQILLDGTFCQAALRGRIQLREQLPRYLMGETQLCTTRCVLKELETLGKDLYGAKLIAQKCQIRNCSHLKNGVSGSECLLSMVEEGNPHHYFVASQDQNLSMKVKKKPGVPLMFIIQNTIVLDKPSPKTIAFVRAVESGQLVSVHEQESIRQLKEEQGLVKNPERRRKRRKKISGPNPLSCLKKKKKAQDTKSSASEKKRKRKRIRNRSTSKVLSVKQNAEG